Proteins from one Juglans microcarpa x Juglans regia isolate MS1-56 chromosome 6S, Jm3101_v1.0, whole genome shotgun sequence genomic window:
- the LOC121236579 gene encoding uncharacterized protein LOC121236579, translated as MRAAQSQQNNYADNRRCQLEIEFGDKVFLRIAPMRGVMRFGKKGKLSPRYVRPFEILDQIVPVAYKVALPPALSGVHDVFRISMLRKYIPDPTHIIDYEPLQIQENLTYTKEPAQIVERKEQVLWNRTIPLVKVVWNNHAIREASWELEDEIQVKYPQLFNKDIVTCDKF; from the coding sequence ATGAGAGCAGCTCAGAGTCAACAGAACAACTATGCAGATAATCGTCGTTGCCAATTAGAAATTGAATTCGGAGATAAGGTATTCTTGAGGATTGCACCAATGAGAGGGGTcatgagatttggaaagaagggtAAGTTGAGTCCTAGATATGTCAGGCcctttgagattcttgatcagATTGTCCCAGTGGCTTACAAGGTAGCCCTACCACCAGCACTCTCAGGGGTACATGATGTATTTCGTATATCTATGCTGAGGAAGTATATACCTGACCCCACCCACATTATTGACTACGAGCCACTTCAAATTCAGGAAAATCTGACTTATACAAAAGAGCCAGCGCAAATTgtagagagaaaagaacaagTGCTATGGAATCGAACCATCCCCTTAGTTAAAGTGGtatggaataatcatgctatcagGGAAGCCTCTTGGGAATTAGAAGATGAGATACAAGTCAAATATCCACAGTTGTTTAATAAAGATATTGTAACTTGTGACAAATTCTGA